The Lactuca sativa cultivar Salinas chromosome 2, Lsat_Salinas_v11, whole genome shotgun sequence genome includes a window with the following:
- the LOC111916054 gene encoding uncharacterized oxidoreductase At4g09670 has protein sequence MAHEENIVRFGILGCAEIARKICRAINLSPNSIIQSISSRSTEKAKQFAIKNNLSELVKVYGNYEAVLDDPSVDAVYIPLPTSLHLKWAVLAAEKKKHVLLEKPTALNVEELDQILEACESNGVQFMDGSMWYHHPRTSWMKEFLLDPNLFGQVKTIYSSSSYLPPPQFFETNVRTKADLDGLGALGDAGWYCIGAILWAMSYKLPTTVTTLPATNLNSNGVIMSTTVFLHWEEEETTAIFYCSFLSHETMDISVLGSKGSFHVEDLIIPYEEISASFKLTSGAGFADLHIGWNEKEKEVQVHNELPQEALMVKEFSRLVKGIKESKIRPDTRWSGISRACQVVMDAAKASMDGGFKAVYI, from the exons ATGGCTCACGAGGAAAACATAGTACGTTTTGGGATACTAGGCTGCGCTGAGATTGCCAGGAAAATATGCAGAGCCATAAATCTCTCTCCCAATTCAATTATACAATCCATCTCCAGCCGTTCAACTGAAAAAGCAAAACAATTTGCCATAAAAAACAACTTGTCGGAGTTAGTGAAGGTATATGGCAATTACGAGGCAGTGTTGGATGATCCATCAGTGGATGCCGTTTATATTCCATTGCCAACAAGCCTTCACCTGAAATGGGCTGTGTTGGCTGCAGAGAAGAAGAAGCATGTGCTATTGGAAAAACCCACTGCTCTAAATGTCGAAGAGCTTGATCAGATACTTGAAGCTTGTGAATCTAATGGTGTGCAGTTCATGGATGGAAGTATGTGGTATCATCACCCCAGAACCTCGTGGATGAAAGAGTTCCTTTTGGATCCTAATCTCTTCGGTCAAGTTAAAACG ATCTACAGTTCTTCGTCATATTTACCACCCCCACAATTTTTTGAGACCAACGTCAGAACAAAAGCAGATTTAGATGGCTTGGGAGCTTTAGGAGATGCAGGATGGTATTGCATTGGAGCTATTCTATGGGCAATGAGCTACAAACTACCAACCACTGTTACAACCTTACCTGCAACAAATTTAAATTCCAATGGAGTCATCATGTCCACAACTGTTTTCCTTCATtgggaagaagaggaaaccacTGCAATCTTTTACTGTTCGTTTCTATCACATGAGACAATGGACATCTCGGTTTTGGGATCCAAAGGGTCATTTCATGTTGAAGATTTGATCATTCCTTATGAAGAGATTTCAGCTTCGTTTAAGTTAACATCAGGTGCGGGTTTTGCTGATCTTCATATTGGGTGGAATGAAAAAGAGAAAGAGGTCCAAGTACACAATGAGCTTCCACAAGAGGCTTTGATGGTTAAAGAGTTTTCGAGGTTGGTTAAAGGAATAAAAGAATCAAAGATTAGACCGGATACAAGGTGGAGTGGCATCAGCAGAGCATGTCAAGTTGTTATGGATGCTGCAAAAGCATCTATGGATGGTGGTTTTAAGGCTGTATATATTTGA